The genomic segment CCTCTTAAAAAGCCCTGGTTCTTTAAAAAGCAAGTACAACCGAATGCATGAGTGAACTCAGTGCGAGCACAGAGCAATACATGAATAAACTTACTATAGACTAGTACTGCACATTATTTAAACTTGAGGATTTTCCAGACAGCAATTtccattatttgtatttttcaccTTTGCACCTGCATGGTTTAAGatgtttttattcttttgcaGAAGTATCGTGGTATGTTAGTATCACTGAATGAGTTGGGGATTTGCAGTGGTCTTCTTGCTGCTTACCTTGTCAACTATATCTTCATTAATTTACCAGCTGGATGGTAAATATCTCTTCTTGGTCTTACCAGTTAGTTTGCAGCTATCCCACATTGCCATTATCGCAGATGCACCCTTCAACGGCACATagccaggattggctgaggttgggggggggggggtggtgcgcagtcataggtttCATATATAGAAACAGCTTAGTTTTTGAGGATGAAATGGACTCACTTTTTGGTCGCCAAGGGGGAGTGTGGCGCACCTTGCACCCCCCTTTGTGTACGCGCCGGTATCTACTACCCTTCACACCCCTATGTGTACGTGCCTGTATCTACTACCCCTCACACCCCTTTGTGTACACGCCGGTATCTACTACCCTTCACACCCCTTTGTGTACACGCCGGTATCTACTACCCTTCACAACCCTTTGTTTACGCGCCGGTATCTACTACCCTTCACACCACTTTGTGTACGCGCCGGTATCTACTACCCTTCACACCCCTTTGTGTACGCACCGGTATCTACTACCCTTCACACCCCTTTGTGTACGCACCGGTATCTACTACCCTTCACACCCCTTTGTGTACGTGCCGGTATCTACTACCCTTCACACCCCTTTGTGTACGTGCCGGTATCTACTACCCTTCACACCCCTTTGTGTACGTGCCGGTGTCTACTACCCTTCACACCCCTTTGTGTACGTGCCGGTATCTACTACCCTTCACACCCCTTTGTGTACGCGCCGGTGTCTACTACCCTTCACACCCCTTTGTGTATGCGCCGGTATCTACTACCCTTCACACCCCtttgtgtacgcgcctgtatcTACTACCCTTCACACCCCTTTGTGTACGCGCCGGTATCTACTACCCTTCACGCCCCtttgtgtacgcgcctgtatcTACTACCCTTCACAACCCTTTGTTTACGCGCCGGTATCTACTACCCTTCACACCCCTTTGTGTACACGCCGGTATCTACTACCCTTCACACCCCTTTGTGTACGTGCCGGTATCTACTACCCTTCACGCCCCTTTGTGTACGCACCGGTATCTACTACCCTTCACACCCCTTTGTGTACGCACCGGTATCTACTACCCTTCACACCCCTTTGTGTACGTGCCGGTATCTACTACCCTTCACACCCCTTTGTGTACGCGCCGGTGTCTACTACCCTTCACACCCCTTTGTGTATGCGCCGGTATCTACTACCCTTCACACCCCtttgtgtacgcgcctgtatcTACTACCCTTCACACCCCTTTGTGTACGCGCCGGTATCTACTACCCTTCACGCCCCtttgtgtacgcgcctgtatcTACTACCCTTCACACCCCtttgtgtacgcgcctgtatcTACTACCCTTCACACCCCTTTGTGTACGCGCCGGTATCTACTACCCTTCACACCTCTTTGTGTACGCGCTGGTATCTACTACCCTTCACACCCCTTTGTGTACGCGCCGGTATCTACTACCCTTCACACCTCTTTGTGTACGCGCTGGTATCTACTACCCTTCACACCCCTTTGTGTACGCGCCGGTATCTACTACCCTTCACAACCCTTTGTTTACGCGCCGGTATCTACTACCCTTCACACCCCTTTGTGTACGCGCCAGTATCTACTACCCTTCACACCCCTTTGTGTACGCGCCGGTATCTACTACCCTTCACGCCCCTTTGTGTACGCGCAGGTATCTACTACCCTTTACACCCCtttgtgtacgcgcctgtatcTACTACCCTTCACACCCCTTTGTGTACGCACCTGTATCTACTACCCTTCACACCCCTTTGTGTACGCGCTGGTATCTACTACCCTTCACACCCCTTTGTGTACGCGCCGGTATCTACTACCCTTCACACCCCTTTGTGTACGCGCCGGTATCTACTACCCTTCACACCCCTTTGTGTACGCGCCGGTATCTACTACCCTTCACACCCCTTTGTGTATGCGCCTGTATCTACTACCCTTCACGCCCCTTTGTGTCTGCGCTGGTATCTACTACCCTTTACACCCCtttgtgtacgcgcctgtgtCTAGTACCTTTCACACCCCTTTGTGTACGTGCCTGTGTCTAGTACCCTTCACACCCCTTTGTGTACGCGCCGGTATCTACTACCCTTCACACCCCtttgtgtacgcgcctgtgtCTACTAAAGAGCATTGGGGTTTACTACCTGTCATGTTACTTATCTTCTGGTGATTTGGTGCATTACACCAAGCCTCTTTGATTTTCTTGAAGGCGTTACATGTTTGGGTTGTCTGGTGTTCCCGCTCTTATCCAAGGCATTGGAATGTACTTTTTACCCATGAGCCCTCGCTGGCTCATAGTGAAAGGCAAAGATGAACAGGTAGGTGCAAATTGCTGCCAGAAATGCCCAGAAAGTTACAAATCTCTCATCTCATCTGCTGTTCTAAGAGATGACACTAACCAAATAGTACTCTACCCATTCCTAAACAACCTCTTTTTAACTATCTTTTCACCTGATATTGCTTATGTCAACTTCTCTTACCCATAACATGTGTGCATCATTATATTTTTACATCATAAACAATAAGAACTATCTAAATGAGGACAACTTTACCCTGTACCCTTACTATAATTTGGGACTGTTCTATCTGTGTACAAGAGAAGAATGCActacaggggcggatccaggatttcaaaatggtcCTTGGCTaaggcacatggacagtacctcagacatttttactcaaaaagggaggtggatatccacccaatcaaCCCCACCTGTATCCGCCTCTGCACTATGGGAAGCTTAAAGCCTAACGACTCATACAGCATACGTCTTAATTTTTCATGGTCAAATGTGTAGGCGTGCAAAAGCATTGCACAGCTGCACTGGGAAGGGGACCCACACGAAGAACTAATGAGAATCAAGAGTGGATTCAGAACAGAATATGTGAGTTAATACTTGTTGACCATCTTCTGCTAATACTGTTTCATTTgttaatacagtagtaactcTGTTAGCGACCACCCTAATGTTAGTGCCCAAAACCCTAAACTCTTGTAATCTCTTGAACTCCATAATTATAGCTCTTGAactcaaaatatttaattactCTTACTTGCCTTTTATGTTACAGCAATGAAATAACCCCAAACCTTGTGTCATTACCAATATAATCTTATTGCACTAcaaatttgtattttgtaaCACATTTTGTATACTACAGAAATATGGTTTGTGTGACTTGTTTAGCAAGATGGACAATATGAGGAAGCGAATGTTCATCGGGGGAGGGCTGGTGTTCTTTCAACAGGCAAGTATACCATCTTTGACATTATTACTGTCATAAACATTATTATTGTGATAGAGCTTGTACAAGCACCCACCCCCATCACCCTTGGCCGCAGGGggaataggccattccagcgcactcacgcatgcgcgtgcactcaccatggaaacctacctcaactaccgtcaTGCAAAGCGTGCTTCGTTTTGGTGCAAGCTTAAAAATGTGCGTgttgcattctggtagttgaggtaggatTCTATAGCAATGCGCCCCCAAACTTATAGCAGGAATGGCCTATGGCCAAATAatatcgtttttttatattagaTGAGGGGGGTGctaaaattattttatgcGTCTTTCAGATCACAGGTCAGCCCACTGTTGTCTATTATGCATCTACGATATTTGAAGACATTGGGTTTCACAGTGGCACGAAGGCGACTCTAGCATCTCTTGGGATAGGGCTTGCTAAAGTAAGTTATTGTTAAATATGGATGCACCATATCATCAAATCTGGGTCACCTTGAAAGGCACAAGGCATATATTCCCCGtttacttaaagccgcattgtcaccagttttctTCCGGTCggttacgtaacaatctctgatgatttttaacggaaactgcggaaaatattttaaaattttaaaagcagtgtgtcttttggaagtttcttcgaggatttgactgataatttagagcggatggcccgttttatagcgcggattctaatagattcttttgtcttttgacggttgaggtttccgacggacctccggaagtaaactggtcacaatgcggctttaatagtAACAGTGTTACGGAAATTATTGACCGATTCAAGAATATTACttgcttttattttctttttaattaccTTCTCGACCATTTCTATGGAGTTCTTGCCTTAAATCTCTGAGACGATTCATGCCTTGGTTTTCTGATTCCTTTTGCATTTCTCCTTAGCTTGTCGCCACGATTCTATCGCTCAGTCTAGTAGATAAAGGAGGTATGATATATATGCTTTCCTTGGATGTAGTTTTTACATTATGACGCATGAATGTCATTGTTTCCAGGGCGTCGCCGGTTTCTTCTGATGGGCGTGTCCGTCATGGCAGCTAGTATCATCACTCTGGGCGTGGTCTCTACATTACAGCCGCTTAAACCACCCAAGAAATGCTACTACACGCAAGATGGCCTAACCAACCAAACAACTGGAATACCATATACTGATCAAGGAAATGTAACGGACGCGTACATGAATCGAACAACATCCGCTGACTCGGTCAGACCAGTTAATCCTGTTTTACGGTACCTGGCGTTGGCAGGATTGGTCATGTTCGTAGCAGGGTACTCATTTGGGTTTGGACCAGGTAATTGGTGTGATGACCAGGTAATCGTTGTGTAATTGTGTTTGGACCAGGTAATGGTTGTGTAATTGTGTTTGGACCAGGAAATCGGTGTGTAATTGTGTCGTGACGTGTCGGGTGTAACTGTGTCGTGACGTATCGGGTGTAATTGTGTCGTGACGTTTGGGGTGTAATTGTGTCGTGACGTTTGGGGTGTAATTGTGTCGTGACGTTTCGGGTGTAATCGTGTCTTGACGTATCGGGTGTAATTGTGTCTTGACGTATCGGGTGTAATTGTGTCGTGACGTTTCGGGTGTAATTGTGTCGTGACGTTTCGGGTGTAATTGTGTCGTGACGTATCGGGTGTAATCGTGTCGTGACGTTTCGGGTTTGATTGTGTCGTGACGTTTCGGGTGTAATTGTGTCGTGACGTTTCGGGTGTAATTGTGTCGTGACGTTTCGGGTGTAATTGTGTCGTGACGTTTCGGGTTTGATTGTGTCGTGACGTATCGGGTGTAACTGTGTCTTGACGTATCGGATTTAATTGTGTCGTGACGTATCGGGTTTAATTGTGTCGCGACGTATCGGGTTTAATTGTGTCTTGACGTTTCGGGTGTAATTGTGTCGTGACGTATCGGGTGTAACTGTGTCTTGACGTATCGGATTTAATTGTGTCGTGACGTATCGGATTTAATTGTGTCGTGACGTTTCGGGTGTAATTGTGTCGTGACGTTTCGGGTGTTATTGTGTCTTGACGTTTCGGGTGTAACTGTGTCTTGACGTTTCGGGTGTAATTGTGTCGTGACGTTTCGGGTGTAATTGTGTCGTGACGTTTCGGGTGTAATTGTGTCGTGACGTTTCGGGTGTAATTGTGTCGTGACGTATCGGGTGTAATTGTGTCGTGACGTTTCGGGTTTAATTGTGTCTTGACGTATCGGGTTTAATTGTGTCGTGACATATCGGGTTTAATTGTGTCTTGACGTTTCGGGTGTAATTGTGTCGTGACGTATCGGGTGTAATTGTGTCGTGACGTATCGGGTTTAATTGTGTCTTAACGTTTCGGGTTTAATTGTGTCGTGACGTATCGGGTTTAATTGTGTCTTGACGTATCGGGTTTAATTGTGTCGTGACGTATCGGGTTTAATTGTGTCTTGACGTATCGGGTTTAATTGTGTCGTGACGTATCGGGTTTAATTGTGTCGTGACGTTTCGGGTGTAATTGTGTCGTGACGTATCGGGTGTAATCGTGTCTTGACGTATCGGGTGTAACTGTGTCTTGACGTATCGGGTTTAATTGTGTCGTGACGTATCGGGTGTAATTGTGTCGTGACGTATCGGGTGTAATTGTGTCGTGACGTTTCGGGTGTAATTGTGTCGTGACGTATCGGGTTTAATTGTGTCGTGACGTATCGGGTTTAATTGTGTTTTGACGTATCGGGTTTAATTGTGTCGTGACGTATCGGGTTTAATTGTGTCTTGACGTTTCGGGTGTAATTGTGTCGTGACGTATCGGGTGTAATTGTGTCGTGACGTATCGGGTGTAATCGTGTCGTGACGTATCGGGTTTAATTGTGTCGTGACGTATCGGGTTTAATTGTGTCTTGACGTTTCGGGTTTAATTGTGTCGTGACGTTTCGGGTGTAATTGTGTCGTGACGTTTCGGGTGTAATTGTGTCGTGACGTATCGGGTGTAATCGTGTCGTGACGTATCGGGTTTAATTGTGTCGTGACGTATCGGGTTTAATTGTGTCTTGACGTTTCGGGTTTAATTGTGTCGTGACGTTTCGGGTGTAATTGTGTCGTGACGTTTCGGGTGTAATTGTGTCGTGACGTATCGGGTGTAATTGTGTCGTGACGTTTCGGGTGTAATTGTGTCGTGACGTTTCGGGTGTAATTGTGTCGTGACGTATCGGGTTTAATTGTGTCTTGACGTTTCGGGTTTAATTGTGTCGTGACGTATCGGGTTTAATTGTGTCTTGACGTATCGGGTTTAATTGTGTCGTGACGTATCGGGTGTAATTGTGTCGTGACGTATCGGGTGTAATTGTGTCTTGACGTATCGGGTGTAATTGTGTCGTGACGTATCGGGTTTTATTGTGTCTTGACGTATCGGGTTTAATTGTGTCGTGACGTATCGGGTTTAATTGTGTCTTGACGTTTCGGGTGTAATTGTGTCGTGACGTTTCGGGTGTAATTGTGTCGTGACGTATCGGGTGTAATTGTGTCGTGACTTATCGGGTTTAATTGTGTCTTGACGTTTCGGGTGTAATTGTGTCGTGACGTATCGGGTTTAATTGTGTCGTGACGTATCGGGTTTAATTGTGTCGTGACGTATCGGGTTTAATTGTGTCGTGACGTATCGGGTTTAATTGTGTCGTGACGTATCGGGTTTAATTGTGTCGTGACGTTTCGGGTGTAATTGTGTCGTGACGTATCGGGTTTAATTGTGTCGTGACGTTTCGGGTGTAATTGTGTCGTGACGTATCGGGTTTAATTGTGTCTTGACGTATCGGGTTTAATTGTGTCGTGACGTTTCGGGTGTAATTGTGTCGTGACGTATCGGGTGTAATTGTGTCGTGACGTATCGGGTTTAATTGTGTCGTGACGTATCGGGTTTAATTGTGTCGTGACGTATCGGGTTTAATTGTGTCTTGACGTATCGGGTTTAATTGTGTCGTGACGTATCGGGTGTAATTGTGTCGTGACGTTTCGGGTGTAATTGTGTCGTGACGTATCGGGTGTAATTGTGTCGTGACGTATCGGGTGTAATTGTGTCGTGACGTATCGGGTTTAATTGTGTCGTGACGTATCGGGTTTAATTGTGTCTTGACGTATCGGGTTTAATTGTGTCGTGACGTATCGGGTGTAATTGTGTCGTGACGTTTCGGGTGTAATTGTGTCGTGACGTATCGGGTGTAATTGTGTCGTGACGTTTCGGGTGTAATCGTGTCGTGACGTTTCGGGTGTAATTGTGTTGTGACGTTTCGGGTGTAATTGTGTCGTGACGTATCGGGTTTAATTGTGTCTTGACGTATCGGGTTTAATTGTATCGTGACGTATCGGGTGTAATTGTGTCGTGACGTTTCGGGTGTAATTGTGTCGTGACGTATCGGGTGTAATTGTGTCGTGACGTATCGGGTGTTATTGTGTCGTGACGTATCGGGTTTAATTGTGTCGTGACGTATCGGGTTTAATTGTGTCTTGACGTATCGGGTTTAATTGTGTCGTGACGTATCGGGTGTAATTGTGTCGTGACGTTTCGGGTGTTATTGTGTCGTGACGTATCGGGTGTAATTGTGTCGTGACGTTTCGGGTGTAATCGTGTCGTGACGTTTCGGGTGTAATTGTGTCGTGACGTTTCGGGTGTAATTGTGTCGTGACGTATCGGGTGTAATCGTGTCTTGACGTATCGGGTGTAATTGTGTCGTGACGTATCGGGTGTAATTGTGTCGTGACGTTTCGGGTGTAATTGTGTCGTGACGTTTCGGGTGTAATCGTGTCTTGACGTATCGGGTGTAATTGTGTCGTGACGTTTCGGGTGTAATTGTGTCGTGACGTTTCGGGTGTAATTGTGTCGTGACGTATCGGGTGTAATTGTGTCGTGACGTATCGGGTTTAATTGTGTCGTGACGTTTCGGGTGTAATTGTGTCGTGACGTTTCGGGTGTAATTGTGTCGTGACGTTTCGGGTTTAATTGTGCCCTGGTGTCACCCTGAGTTATTTTGTCTCCCTCTCTACAGTATCCTGGCTGTTACTGAGTGAGATCTTCCCATCAGGCATCAAGGGCCGTGCGTTCTCACTTGCCACCGTTCTTAACTGGGGGACAAACGTGTTCGTGTCTTTTACCTTCCTGGATCTTCTCGGTAAGCATTACCATCATCTGATGATGACTAAGATATTTTATGATTACCTTAGtccttattttatttcttttaaattaCTGGACCGTCTGGGTAATCagaacatcatcatcatctaatGATGACCGAGCTATTCTCTGATTCCTTAATTTACGATATTTTAAGCCGCGATCACTCGGGCTTTACTAGAGAAAGCGAAATGAGACATTAGTATTAGCTTCTTGTGTTATATTTAGTAAGAGTTTGTGAACGAAGCTGCGCCTGGTACATATCATCTTCCATCATCAGCATCTTCACCATTTTGACAATCATTTTGATTAGGGCCATCGTAAGgttattgtcatcatcacaacaTTCGTCGTcgctttttttcatttttctttttaataaatactataatagAAACTGTGCTGTTCCATTAGGTGAAAATcctaccaccaccaacatGAACCGACCTTTTAGTTAAATCCCACACTCAGCCCTTTCGTCTCCATTCATTTATGCCATTTTACACAGTTTTCGTTATTTGTCTTTAcaatcttttcttttctttaaggTTCTATTGGGACATCCGGAACTTTCTTCTTCTACGGCCTCATTTGCGTAATCGCTATTGTATTTATCTATAAGTACGTCCCTGAGACGAAAAACAAGACGCTTGAGCAAATATCCGCAGAGCTGAACTCAAAGAAAGCAAAGAGTCTATGTCCAGCTTTCCGATTGGCTGGCCGTCGGCGCATGCGTAGAACAAATGCTTCGGGATCTACTCATCATATGCTACTAGACCAATCACAGGTGCAAATATGACCTCCCTCCCACATATTTTGTCCCTTATTTAGATGAATAGATTGAGTTGAAATTCAACCAAATATAGATGCTCGCCTCATTTTAGACAAAAAATTCGAACGATGATAAGATGTCAGTGTTTGTTTTAACACAGGATTTTTATCCGTAAATACGACCCCTTCCTCGAAAATAGAAcaatatcaatcaatgttTACCTCAATGTGAGATAACTTTAGCCCTGTCCGCCAACAAATACAGCgtattttagtattttattttctattaatgTAAGCTGAATGATGTGTGCATGGCTTTTATTTGAGAACAAAGCTTGTTCCTTTCCTGCTTATTTATCCTCTAAGCACTAAAGATGGACTAACACAAAGTATACCATATTTTCTCGAATAATCGACTCTCAGGGTTGCGCTTATTTAAAAGGACGAGGCTCACGCAAAAGGCCTTTAATATTAGTACTACTACAACAGTTTCCCTGTCTCTATATCCGTACAGAACTCTCGTGTTTGTATTTTGAATATGAACAGCAACAGATAATGATATTTACTAGGGGGCACTTATTcgagggaggcgcttattcgaaaaaatacagtatttgttaaataaataaatccacGCTATGTGATAAATTTTATCGTATACTGAGTGCGAATTTTTTTATCCGAAGCGCAATACTGCGTTTCCGTGTAGTTCCGTGTGTTTTGAGGGTAAAGAAACCCCCAAACGACGAGAAGTTCAATGGGCGAGGTTTTGACCGTGCTTAAAATGGGTCGAGCTCCCCCACGTGATAGGCTGTACATTTCATCGTGTCTTTGATACCTAATTCAATAAATCTTCCCCTGACTTGTATCACCTTT from the Nematostella vectensis chromosome 4, jaNemVect1.1, whole genome shotgun sequence genome contains:
- the LOC116603354 gene encoding solute carrier family 2, facilitated glucose transporter member 10-like isoform X2, producing the protein MAAIGGVLFGYDIGIVSGAVLQLRQEFLLSCLQQEMVVSSMLIGAVFASVTGGFVIDFLGRRLAIIITSLVFLAGAIILAVAQSYPVLIIGRLIVGFGVSLSAIAECIYISEIAPAKYRGMLVSLNELGICSGLLAAYLVNYIFINLPAGWRYMFGLSGVPALIQGIGMYFLPMSPRWLIVKGKDEQKYGLCDLFSKMDNMRKRMFIGGGLVFFQQITGQPTVVYYASTIFEDIGFHSGTKATLASLGIGLAKLVATILSLSLVDKGGRRRFLLMGVSVMAASIITLGVVSTLQPLKPPKKCYYTQDGLTNQTTGIPYTDQGNVTDAYMNRTTSADSVRPVNPVLRYLALAGLVMFVAGYSFGFGPVSWLLLSEIFPSGIKGRAFSLATVLNWGTNVFVSFTFLDLLGSIGTSGTFFFYGLICVIAIVFIYKYVPETKNKTLEQISAELNSKKAKSLCPAFRLAGRRRMRRTNASGSTHHMLLDQSQVQI
- the LOC116603354 gene encoding solute carrier family 2, facilitated glucose transporter member 12-like isoform X1, which translates into the protein MAAIGGVLFGYDIGIVSGAVLQLRQEFLLSCLQQEMVVSSMLIGAVFASVTGGFVIDFLGRRLAIIITSLVFLAGAIILAVAQSYPVLIIGRLIVGFGVSLSAIAECIYISEIAPAKYRGMLVSLNELGICSGLLAAYLVNYIFINLPAGWRYMFGLSGVPALIQGIGMYFLPMSPRWLIVKGKDEQACKSIAQLHWEGDPHEELMRIKSGFRTEYKYGLCDLFSKMDNMRKRMFIGGGLVFFQQITGQPTVVYYASTIFEDIGFHSGTKATLASLGIGLAKLVATILSLSLVDKGGRRRFLLMGVSVMAASIITLGVVSTLQPLKPPKKCYYTQDGLTNQTTGIPYTDQGNVTDAYMNRTTSADSVRPVNPVLRYLALAGLVMFVAGYSFGFGPVSWLLLSEIFPSGIKGRAFSLATVLNWGTNVFVSFTFLDLLGSIGTSGTFFFYGLICVIAIVFIYKYVPETKNKTLEQISAELNSKKAKSLCPAFRLAGRRRMRRTNASGSTHHMLLDQSQVQI